One genomic window of Cercospora beticola chromosome 5, complete sequence includes the following:
- a CDS encoding uncharacterized protein (BUSCO:EOG09262X8R): protein MPSATSHDVASFDVVGTYHRLLSEDPDLTMPVAAIESLILALANTPSTTVSETLDLVQSLTASLKTSIPNSISLSAGTDLFQQYLIANLQRPSTTGHSFDEVRNHLIQNGKLFVERAKAARETIASFGRHFIRDGNTVLTNGGSRVVGALLKSAAETANSSSGRGSIRFRVIYVVTPPAPGLSSSSKEREMDDESTANISALRERGIPVAVIPPTATAYCLDQVTSCFVGAEGVVENGGIISRLGTYQMGMLAKAAGKPFYVVSESHKFVRLYPLGQRDLGIEQKVVEFRTNEGPVGEDNENVVDEKETGQKEGKTWRPEEAVDYTPPGLISGIITESGVLLPSAVSEELIKIWF from the coding sequence ATGCCATCCGCAACATCGCACGATGTCGCCTCCTTCGACGTCGTCGGGACCTACCATCGCCTCCTCTCCGAGGACCCGGACCTCACAATGCCTGTAGCAGCAATAGAATCGCTCATTCTCGCACTCGCCAATAcaccctccaccaccgtcTCCGAAACCCTTGATCTGGTGCAAAGCCTCACTGCATCCCTCAAGACCTCGATACCGAACAGTATTTCCTTGTCAGCAGGCACAGATCTCTTCCAACAATACCTCATCGCCAACCTTCAGCGTCCATCCACCACGGGCCACTCCTTCGACGAGGTTCGCAATCATCTGATCCAGAACGGGAAACTCTTCGTCGAACGAGCAAAAGCCGCACGAGAAACCATCGCTTCATTCGGAAGGCACTTCATCAGAGATGGAAATACAGTCCTTACGAATGGCGGCTCAAGAGTCGTGGGCGCATTGTTGAAATCCGCGGCAGAAACAGCGAACTCCTCTTCTGGACGCGGTTCAATTCGGTTCCGAGTGATCTACGTCGTGACACCTCCTGCTCCAGGgctatcgtcgtcttcgaagGAAAGAGAAATGGACGACGAGTCCACTGCCAACATCTCCGCTCTTCGCGAGCGTGGGATACCCGTTGCTGTAATTCCACCTACAGCTACTGCTTACTGCCTCGATCAAGTCACATCATGCTTCGTTGGTGCTGAAGGCGTCGTGGAAAACGGAGGAATCATCTCTCGACTGGGAACGTATCAGATGGGAATGTTGGCCAAAGCTGCCGGGAAACCGTTCTATGTTGTGTCGGAGAGTCACAAATTTGTGAGGTTATATCCTCTAGGCCAACGGGACTTGGGAATTGAGCAAAAAGTTGTGGAATTTAGGACGAACGAGGGGCCGGTGGGAGAAGACAATGAGAATGTGGTggatgagaaggagacgGGGCAAAAGGAGGGAAAAACTTGGAGGCCGGAGGAAGCGGTAGATTACACGCCGCCTGGACTGATTAGTGGCATTATCACTGAGTCGGGAGTTCTACTGCCTAGTGCTGTGAGCGAGGAACTTATCAAGATCTGGTTCTGA